A stretch of Imperialibacter roseus DNA encodes these proteins:
- a CDS encoding helix-turn-helix domain-containing protein — protein sequence MSLICIQDLFLVKLTEQVIDQTCPTYKGKPKDLWVSPEEAMRLLRINSVTTLLKYKDTGKVRAARLSLKHILYDSESILKFLDDQSLNRF from the coding sequence ATGTCATTGATTTGCATTCAGGACTTGTTCCTGGTAAAACTTACCGAACAGGTTATCGACCAAACGTGCCCAACTTATAAGGGTAAACCGAAAGACCTTTGGGTGTCTCCAGAAGAAGCCATGCGGCTGCTGAGGATTAACTCGGTCACTACGCTTCTTAAGTATAAAGACACAGGTAAGGTTCGGGCTGCCAGGCTTTCTCTCAAGCACATTCTTTACGACTCCGAGTCTATTCTAAAATTTTTGGACGATCAATCACTAAACCGATTCTAG
- a CDS encoding DUF5712 family protein: MNIKVSSTEKGNNKGSCQQLVDYLNKENEKKDIDTYRHFFSHTEDMVTSYEVQSAIDSNHRKLSKKDSKFFMLTISPSELELWHIKCSEKALRDYTREVMNAYAANFNKGLKGEDLVWFGKIEEYRIDKKTKVPKPGLQWHVHVVVSRRDNQQFHKLSPQSNHRNTTMGAVKGGFDRNVLREQSEEVFDKLFRYERAWKDSFLYQNTLKNGSTKEKDRITTITAAHNPSTSRSGAILFGKLSAAMAKLSAEADYEEAKRKRWRERGEDDEVTMGM; the protein is encoded by the coding sequence ATGAACATTAAGGTTTCGTCAACGGAAAAAGGCAACAACAAGGGCTCCTGCCAGCAATTGGTCGATTACCTGAATAAGGAAAATGAAAAAAAGGATATTGATACCTACCGTCACTTCTTTTCACATACCGAAGACATGGTGACTAGTTATGAAGTGCAAAGTGCTATTGATTCTAATCATCGGAAGCTATCTAAGAAGGATTCGAAGTTCTTTATGCTCACTATTTCGCCTTCTGAGCTTGAATTATGGCACATTAAATGCAGCGAAAAGGCCCTTAGGGACTATACAAGGGAAGTGATGAACGCCTATGCTGCCAACTTCAATAAGGGCTTGAAAGGAGAAGACCTGGTTTGGTTTGGTAAAATCGAAGAGTATAGGATAGATAAAAAGACCAAAGTACCTAAGCCTGGTTTACAATGGCACGTGCATGTTGTTGTCTCACGGAGAGATAACCAGCAATTTCACAAACTATCTCCTCAAAGTAACCACCGAAATACAACAATGGGGGCGGTGAAGGGTGGTTTTGACAGAAACGTACTGAGAGAACAGAGTGAGGAGGTTTTTGACAAGCTATTTCGATATGAGAGGGCCTGGAAGGACAGCTTCCTTTATCAAAATACGCTTAAAAACGGCTCAACGAAAGAAAAGGATAGAATCACCACTATCACTGCTGCTCATAATCCTTCGACCAGTAGGAGTGGTGCGATTTTGTTCGGCAAATTATCAGCTGCCATGGCAAAGTTAAGTGCAGAAGCAGACTATGAGGAGGCTAAACGGAAGAGGTGGAGAGAGCGAGGGGAAGATGACGAGGTAACGATGGGAATGTAG
- a CDS encoding site-specific integrase — protein MAITLKYSIDTRTKLKSGKYQLRLRIIFNRSDSFIPTGFHLTKEEWDQKKEIVRSTSTTMTNTTRFNNKLAQDKAELMDKIVGLESAGKLHGLRAVDIKELVYAKPSETYTVLSFIDMEMQSLIEEGRVGTARTLRDLKNKLIKFHGSKIALHFADINYSFLRNLEKTHLAAGSNRGSLGVYMRTLRAIFNKAIKHGIVKEELYPFKQYTIRKSEPFRRALQEDDLKKIIGANLKKGSALSKARDFYLASIYLRGVNWMDMALMKVSNIEGDFERINYKRHKTGKPFSVKIIPQVKQILENLNGGLNYEDDQYLFPILKPEDDGNRIPLKIENRRRKLNKTLKELAGQLEIKTFTIYSARHTWATLSKRKGIPTAGIQEGLGHATEQQTQTYLDSFGNDVLDKYNDMVFGDL, from the coding sequence ATGGCAATCACATTAAAGTATAGTATTGACACACGTACCAAACTCAAGAGCGGAAAGTACCAGCTTCGTTTACGAATTATTTTCAACAGGTCGGACTCATTCATTCCCACAGGTTTTCATTTAACTAAAGAGGAGTGGGATCAAAAAAAAGAGATTGTTCGGAGCACCTCCACAACGATGACTAATACGACCAGATTCAATAATAAACTGGCACAAGACAAGGCAGAGTTAATGGATAAGATTGTTGGGCTTGAGAGTGCTGGAAAGCTTCATGGGTTGCGAGCTGTCGATATTAAGGAGCTTGTCTACGCAAAGCCGAGCGAGACATATACAGTTTTGTCCTTTATTGACATGGAGATGCAAAGTCTGATCGAGGAGGGGAGAGTGGGTACAGCGAGAACTTTACGAGACCTGAAAAACAAACTCATCAAATTTCATGGAAGCAAAATTGCTTTACATTTTGCAGACATCAACTATTCATTTTTGAGAAATCTTGAGAAGACCCATTTGGCTGCAGGTTCTAACAGGGGCTCGTTGGGAGTTTACATGAGAACGCTCAGGGCAATTTTCAATAAAGCGATTAAGCACGGCATAGTTAAGGAGGAGCTTTATCCGTTTAAGCAATACACGATTCGAAAATCAGAGCCATTTCGAAGAGCGCTTCAGGAAGACGATTTGAAAAAAATCATCGGAGCTAACCTTAAAAAGGGGAGTGCCCTTTCGAAAGCTAGGGACTTCTATTTGGCAAGTATCTATTTAAGAGGTGTGAACTGGATGGATATGGCGTTGATGAAAGTCAGTAATATTGAAGGTGACTTCGAACGCATTAATTATAAGAGGCACAAAACAGGCAAGCCATTTAGTGTTAAGATTATTCCGCAAGTCAAGCAGATTCTTGAAAACTTGAATGGCGGGCTCAATTACGAGGACGACCAATACCTATTTCCGATCTTAAAACCAGAGGATGATGGCAACCGGATACCCCTGAAGATTGAGAACAGGAGACGAAAGCTAAATAAGACCTTAAAGGAATTGGCAGGCCAACTTGAGATTAAAACTTTTACTATCTACTCTGCCCGCCATACCTGGGCAACTCTGAGCAAACGGAAAGGCATCCCGACCGCAGGAATTCAGGAGGGTTTGGGCCACGCTACTGAGCAGCAGACTCAGACCTATCTCGACTCCTTTGGAAACGATGTGTTAGATAAGTACAACGACATGGTTTTTGGGGATTTATAA
- a CDS encoding sigma-70 RNA polymerase sigma factor region 4 domain-containing protein: protein MAEYLVDNVFAAFARNPLFDFANAKLKDDNKAFLVYLNGIARNELTNIYRDQKKKQEGKWSDGLERIVTEIPPLPKNATIEDQVKYEVLQELPFTHRVVYLTYMSYENMGCYLPRKLQKALREYLGISQPTVRVYKKEVLDRFELALKGFKFIKEE, encoded by the coding sequence GTGGCTGAATATCTTGTCGATAATGTTTTCGCAGCGTTTGCAAGAAACCCCCTTTTTGACTTTGCTAATGCGAAGCTTAAGGACGACAATAAAGCCTTTCTTGTTTATCTCAACGGCATAGCCCGTAATGAACTAACCAACATTTATCGAGACCAAAAAAAGAAGCAGGAGGGCAAATGGTCTGATGGTTTGGAGAGAATAGTAACAGAAATACCTCCTCTCCCCAAAAATGCAACTATTGAAGACCAGGTCAAATACGAGGTATTACAGGAATTACCGTTTACTCATCGAGTAGTCTATCTAACATACATGTCATACGAAAACATGGGTTGCTATCTGCCAAGGAAGTTGCAAAAGGCGCTTAGGGAGTACCTTGGAATAAGTCAGCCAACTGTCCGAGTTTACAAGAAGGAAGTCTTGGATAGATTTGAGTTGGCGTTGAAGGGCTTTAAGTTCATCAAAGAAGAATAG
- a CDS encoding ParA family protein: protein MTKVISILNEKGGVGKTTTTSSLGSILASRGFKVVMLDLDPQADLTLACKKAGEATNIYDILFETKKVTGINVNPNLVLIPGSNKMAATKFKTKIQDEYSLMHPITVLRSVFKSLLVRDDIHFVLIDCPPNLDLVVQNALAMSTHVLIPIVAHSFAVNGAWSIVDFIKKFRESDINPELAPVGILMNSFDQRLNIHRGVYELCLESFPNLLFDTKIRVNTKLAENTHLGQEIVTYAKALSEGKFPNKFSGFEDFTQLADELLDRLGYKELAI, encoded by the coding sequence ATGACCAAAGTAATCAGTATTCTCAACGAAAAGGGTGGGGTTGGCAAGACTACCACCACGTCTTCACTTGGTAGCATCCTTGCCAGCAGAGGATTTAAAGTGGTGATGCTGGATTTGGATCCGCAGGCGGATTTGACCCTGGCGTGCAAAAAAGCAGGCGAGGCCACCAATATTTATGACATTCTGTTTGAGACTAAAAAAGTAACTGGCATCAATGTCAATCCTAACCTGGTGCTCATACCTGGGTCAAATAAAATGGCGGCGACCAAGTTCAAGACGAAGATTCAGGATGAGTATTCCCTGATGCACCCAATCACTGTTTTAAGGAGCGTTTTCAAATCGCTACTTGTGCGGGACGATATTCACTTCGTACTGATTGATTGCCCACCCAATCTTGACCTGGTGGTTCAAAATGCGCTGGCCATGAGCACGCACGTTCTCATTCCGATTGTCGCTCATTCTTTTGCCGTGAATGGAGCGTGGTCGATTGTTGATTTCATTAAGAAGTTCCGTGAATCAGATATCAATCCAGAATTAGCTCCGGTGGGTATTTTGATGAATAGCTTTGATCAGAGATTGAATATTCACCGAGGCGTCTACGAACTGTGCCTGGAGAGTTTTCCAAATCTGCTATTCGATACAAAGATCAGGGTCAATACTAAGCTGGCTGAGAACACCCATTTGGGTCAGGAGATAGTCACATACGCCAAGGCGCTGTCGGAGGGGAAGTTCCCGAATAAATTTAGTGGGTTCGAAGACTTTACTCAATTGGCTGACGAACTTCTCGACAGACTGGGGTATAAAGAATTGGCGATATGA
- a CDS encoding BfmA/BtgA family mobilization protein, translating to MDSSERVKTIAISELGHAKLVKISKRCSLPLGRSAEFCIFYVDKLKIDPTNQSEGNPTDAIEALRNDLVGFIRTQEKTKLNPMLENLSMASQKISSVMDNLPSKGDFHFLKDQADWLKKSSESQLKEIRNFQSDLKWIRTTRIDLANNLIRVFRIYLSEREKLNSMLDSKKIKELEEQTIKKMTEFAR from the coding sequence ATGGATAGCTCCGAAAGGGTAAAAACCATCGCAATTTCAGAATTAGGCCATGCGAAGCTGGTGAAAATTAGTAAACGATGCAGCCTTCCGTTGGGTCGCTCGGCTGAGTTCTGCATCTTCTATGTTGATAAACTTAAGATCGATCCAACTAACCAAAGTGAAGGTAATCCGACGGATGCCATTGAAGCACTAAGGAATGATTTGGTGGGGTTCATAAGAACCCAGGAGAAGACCAAGCTTAATCCTATGTTAGAAAATCTATCCATGGCATCTCAGAAGATTTCAAGTGTAATGGATAACCTGCCATCGAAGGGTGATTTCCATTTTCTCAAAGATCAAGCTGACTGGTTGAAAAAAAGCAGTGAAAGTCAGCTTAAGGAAATACGAAACTTCCAAAGCGACCTCAAATGGATTCGAACCACTAGAATTGACCTGGCCAATAACCTTATTCGGGTATTTAGAATTTATCTGTCCGAACGGGAAAAACTCAATAGTATGCTCGATTCAAAGAAAATTAAAGAACTGGAAGAGCAGACGATAAAAAAGATGACCGAATTCGCCAGATGA
- a CDS encoding DUF6088 family protein produces MPTAASLVRKQIDRLDPGSVFGYTEFSSKDIDQNALAMTLSRLSNEGVIVRLAKGKYYKPEESRFGRLRPRESAVVEAMTTRNGKKFGYLTGLSVYNRLGLTSQVSNVLEIATSKQLPSRDIEGYKIKYQIRNLPFKEMDIPLLQLLDAVKDIKRIPDASPNDVLKVLMKRVSDLSEKEQSRMVSLTSYYNPATRALVGAILEQIGSGVSLESISASLNGLTRYNIGIDVQLLPTKANWSIV; encoded by the coding sequence ATGCCAACAGCAGCATCTTTAGTAAGGAAGCAAATAGATAGGCTAGATCCCGGGTCAGTTTTTGGCTACACTGAGTTTAGTTCGAAGGATATTGACCAAAATGCTTTGGCCATGACCTTAAGTCGGCTAAGCAACGAAGGAGTGATTGTTCGTTTGGCGAAGGGGAAGTATTACAAGCCTGAGGAATCTAGATTTGGGAGACTGAGGCCCAGGGAATCGGCCGTTGTTGAGGCAATGACCACTCGCAATGGCAAGAAGTTTGGCTATTTAACTGGCCTGTCGGTGTACAACCGGCTTGGACTTACCTCTCAGGTATCCAATGTCCTGGAAATTGCCACCAGCAAGCAACTTCCTTCACGAGATATTGAAGGATATAAAATCAAATACCAGATAAGGAATCTGCCCTTCAAAGAGATGGACATTCCTTTGCTACAGCTGCTCGATGCTGTAAAGGATATCAAGCGTATACCCGATGCATCTCCCAATGATGTTTTAAAAGTGCTTATGAAGAGAGTTAGTGACTTGTCAGAGAAAGAACAGAGCAGAATGGTATCATTAACGTCTTATTACAATCCAGCTACCAGAGCTTTGGTTGGCGCAATTTTGGAGCAAATAGGATCTGGCGTTTCGTTGGAAAGCATTAGCGCATCCTTGAACGGACTGACAAGGTACAACATCGGGATTGACGTACAGCTTCTGCCCACTAAGGCTAACTGGAGCATTGTATGA
- a CDS encoding helix-turn-helix domain-containing protein, with protein MFENCKYIYFRKVDVQKKIGILIGRFRKQNGWSQEDLAELTGFHPDYIGKIERGERAPSLKTLLKIIDKLKVRYSVFFKELEEN; from the coding sequence GTGTTTGAAAATTGCAAATACATCTACTTTCGAAAAGTGGATGTGCAAAAGAAAATAGGTATTCTTATAGGTCGCTTTAGAAAGCAAAACGGATGGAGTCAGGAGGATCTTGCGGAATTAACTGGTTTCCACCCGGATTATATTGGCAAGATTGAGCGAGGCGAACGAGCTCCCTCTCTTAAAACTTTGTTGAAAATTATAGATAAGCTAAAAGTCAGGTACTCCGTATTTTTCAAGGAACTAGAAGAAAATTGA
- a CDS encoding nucleotidyl transferase AbiEii/AbiGii toxin family protein has protein sequence MTFHLSPEFEPAVRAAAAHFKQRDIFIEKDYWVTFVLKALSQSEFRDKVIFKGGTSLSKAFNCIDRFSEDIDLAILNTEGLSDNRLKKLIKEVAEKITEALSYFEHPNEEKRGRNRRTFYSYQKVIFDDDGTSPVKSDIQLEINCFTNPVPFEEKQLDSYLSQFLALRGENQLIKEFQLDRFSVNVLRRERTFFEKLMSLVRLSYEGPEKLREKIRHFYDLHKLLQLDDLRGQLLIPENHELITQVLNDDYVNSTFAGAWIVKPMAESPLLGNISEIWSTLEETYQRELSRLVWSTEALPTTDHIVAMLKEISAFMEGYSFQSVNS, from the coding sequence ATGACTTTTCACCTTTCGCCAGAATTTGAGCCGGCTGTTCGTGCCGCCGCAGCGCACTTCAAACAAAGGGACATTTTCATTGAAAAAGACTATTGGGTCACTTTCGTTTTGAAAGCATTGTCGCAATCGGAATTTCGGGACAAAGTTATTTTCAAAGGAGGTACCTCACTTTCGAAAGCCTTTAATTGTATTGACCGGTTTTCTGAGGACATCGATTTGGCCATCTTAAATACAGAAGGGTTGTCTGATAATCGATTGAAGAAGTTAATCAAGGAGGTTGCGGAAAAAATTACTGAAGCCTTGAGCTACTTCGAACATCCGAATGAGGAGAAAAGAGGAAGGAACCGGAGAACTTTTTACAGCTATCAAAAAGTCATTTTTGACGATGATGGAACCAGTCCGGTAAAAAGCGATATCCAGCTTGAGATCAACTGTTTCACCAATCCAGTACCTTTTGAGGAGAAACAATTAGATAGCTATCTGTCACAATTTTTAGCGCTCAGGGGAGAAAATCAACTCATTAAGGAGTTTCAGCTTGATCGCTTTTCAGTGAACGTGCTCAGGAGGGAGAGAACCTTCTTTGAGAAGCTGATGTCTTTGGTTCGACTTTCCTATGAAGGTCCTGAAAAGTTGAGAGAGAAAATTCGACATTTTTACGACCTGCATAAGCTGCTGCAGCTTGATGACCTAAGAGGGCAATTGTTGATCCCTGAAAACCATGAGTTGATCACACAGGTGCTAAACGATGACTATGTGAACAGTACCTTTGCAGGTGCCTGGATTGTAAAGCCCATGGCCGAGTCGCCTCTGCTTGGCAACATAAGCGAGATTTGGAGTACTTTGGAAGAGACTTATCAAAGGGAGCTTTCTCGCCTGGTTTGGTCTACTGAGGCCTTGCCGACAACCGACCACATAGTTGCCATGCTGAAAGAAATATCAGCTTTTATGGAGGGCTATAGCTTCCAATCGGTTAATTCATAG